The following proteins come from a genomic window of Campylobacter coli 76339:
- a CDS encoding Predicted endonuclease distantly related to archaeal Holliday junction resolvase: MGFASYLSGILGEDKACEFLKKQKFEILKRNFRSKFGEIDIVAKKDGILHFIEVKFTQNNYEVSERLNLKKYEKILKTIEFYELKHGILNDFQVDLICISDDMIQFFENISV, translated from the coding sequence ATGGGATTTGCATCATATCTTAGTGGAATTTTGGGCGAAGATAAGGCTTGTGAATTTTTAAAAAAACAAAAATTTGAAATTTTAAAGCGTAATTTTCGTTCTAAATTCGGTGAGATTGATATTGTTGCGAAAAAAGATGGAATTTTACATTTTATCGAAGTTAAATTCACTCAAAACAATTATGAAGTTTCTGAGCGTTTAAATCTTAAAAAATATGAAAAAATTTTAAAAACTATAGAATTTTACGAATTAAAACACGGGATTTTAAATGATTTTCAAGTCGATCTTATCTGCATTAGTGATGATATGATACAATTTTTTGAAAATATCAGTGTTTAA
- a CDS encoding Thioredoxin has translation MGKYIELTSDNFAQAKEGVALVDFWAPWCGPCRMLAPVIDELANDFDGKAKICKVNTDEQGDLAAEFGVRSIPTLIFFKNGEVVDQLVGAQSKQAISDKLNSLL, from the coding sequence ATGGGAAAATATATCGAATTAACTAGTGATAATTTTGCACAAGCAAAAGAAGGCGTTGCTTTAGTTGATTTTTGGGCTCCATGGTGCGGACCTTGTAGAATGTTAGCTCCAGTGATTGATGAACTTGCAAATGATTTTGATGGCAAAGCAAAAATTTGTAAAGTAAATACAGATGAGCAAGGCGATTTAGCAGCTGAATTTGGTGTTCGTTCTATCCCTACTCTTATCTTCTTTAAAAACGGTGAAGTAGTAGATCAATTAGTTGGTGCTCAATCAAAACAAGCAATCAGCGATAAATTAAACTCTTTACTATAA
- a CDS encoding Thioredoxin reductase: MLDVAIIGGGPAGLSAGLYTTRGGLKNVVMFEKGMPGGQITSSSEIENYPGVAQVMDGISFMAPWSEQCMRFGLKHEMVGVEQISKNEDGSFTIKLEGGKTELAKAVIVCTGSAPKRAGFKGEDEFFGKGVSTCATCDGFFYKNKEVAVLGGGDTALEEALYLANICSKVYLIHRRDEFRAAPSTVEKVKKNEKIELITSASIDEVYGDKMGVTGVKVKLKDGSIRDLNVPGIFTFVGLNVRNEILKQDDGKFLCDMEEGGQVSVNLKMQTSIPGLFAAGDLRKDAPKQVICAAGDGAVAALSAMAYIESLH; encoded by the coding sequence ATGTTAGATGTAGCAATTATAGGTGGAGGGCCTGCAGGACTTAGCGCTGGACTTTATACAACCAGAGGCGGTCTTAAAAATGTCGTAATGTTTGAAAAAGGGATGCCAGGAGGACAAATTACTTCTAGTTCTGAAATTGAAAATTATCCAGGTGTTGCGCAAGTTATGGATGGAATTTCATTTATGGCGCCTTGGAGTGAGCAGTGTATGCGTTTTGGTTTAAAGCACGAAATGGTAGGTGTAGAACAGATTTCAAAAAATGAAGATGGAAGCTTTACTATTAAATTAGAAGGTGGCAAAACAGAACTTGCAAAAGCAGTGATAGTTTGCACCGGTTCTGCTCCAAAAAGAGCGGGCTTTAAAGGCGAGGATGAATTTTTTGGTAAGGGTGTGAGCACTTGTGCAACTTGTGATGGTTTTTTCTATAAAAATAAAGAAGTAGCGGTTTTGGGTGGCGGCGATACTGCTTTAGAGGAAGCATTATATCTAGCAAATATTTGTTCTAAAGTTTATCTCATTCACCGCAGGGATGAATTTAGAGCTGCGCCTTCTACAGTAGAAAAAGTAAAGAAAAATGAAAAAATCGAACTTATCACTAGTGCGAGTATAGATGAAGTATATGGTGATAAAATGGGTGTTACAGGGGTAAAGGTAAAATTAAAAGATGGTAGCATCAGAGATTTAAATGTGCCAGGAATTTTTACTTTTGTGGGACTGAATGTAAGAAATGAAATTTTAAAACAAGATGATGGAAAATTCCTATGCGATATGGAAGAAGGTGGGCAAGTAAGTGTTAATCTTAAAATGCAAACAAGCATTCCTGGGCTTTTTGCAGCAGGGGATCTTAGAAAAGATGCTCCAAAACAAGTTATTTGTGCAGCGGGCGATGGAGCTGTAGCAGCACTTAGTGCTATGGCTTATATAGAAAGTTTGCATTAA